In one window of Streptomyces kaniharaensis DNA:
- a CDS encoding PE-PPE domain-containing protein, with protein MSAQNVQNVQNLPNTENAENAPQPKQGRFARRLKAVLASTALALGAGVAAVPTAAHADTAAPHHYYIEIGGTGTALDAPRCTYTFDLANQRLAAGSTAIPVCYPASGGPFVGSHNEMPAPLFTPSFGDSVNAGYWNAKAALENAYKADPTARFTIAGYSQGAWVGDLLLQTIANNGTAVPREQVDGMLYSDPMQPGTGFWRLVPQGTLIPFVAYSPGTGPENFPGGMPVQRFCIKTDGVCDATSLDSFGGFLAQHPRYPATVIADTLAATGGNGTVWYPAA; from the coding sequence ATGTCCGCGCAGAACGTTCAGAACGTGCAGAACCTGCCGAACACCGAGAACGCCGAGAACGCGCCGCAGCCGAAGCAGGGCAGGTTCGCCCGCCGCCTCAAGGCCGTCCTCGCGTCGACGGCGCTGGCGCTGGGGGCCGGCGTCGCCGCCGTGCCGACCGCCGCGCACGCCGACACGGCCGCGCCGCACCACTACTACATCGAGATCGGCGGCACCGGGACGGCCCTGGACGCGCCCAGGTGCACCTACACCTTCGACCTCGCCAACCAGCGCCTCGCCGCCGGCAGCACCGCGATCCCGGTCTGCTACCCCGCCAGCGGCGGCCCGTTCGTCGGCAGCCACAACGAGATGCCGGCCCCGCTGTTCACACCGAGCTTCGGCGACAGCGTCAACGCGGGCTACTGGAACGCCAAGGCCGCCTTGGAGAACGCATACAAGGCCGACCCCACCGCCCGGTTCACCATCGCCGGCTACTCGCAGGGTGCCTGGGTCGGCGACCTGCTGCTGCAGACCATCGCCAACAACGGCACCGCCGTGCCCCGCGAGCAGGTCGACGGCATGCTCTACTCCGACCCGATGCAGCCGGGCACCGGCTTCTGGCGCCTCGTCCCGCAGGGCACCCTCATCCCGTTCGTGGCGTACTCCCCGGGCACCGGCCCGGAGAACTTCCCCGGCGGCATGCCGGTCCAGCGGTTCTGCATCAAGACCGACGGCGTCTGCGACGCGACGTCACTGGACTCCTTCGGCGGCTTCCTCGCGCAGCACCCGCGCTACCCCGCCACCGTCATCGCCGACACCCTCGCCGCCACCGGTGGCAACGGCACCGTCTGGTACCCGGCGGCCTGA
- a CDS encoding DUF4331 domain-containing protein, giving the protein MQHLRSPRRRTATRAAERALAALGTLSLVSVGVLTGLAPQVGSASSHREAPLIAGDPKADNTDVYAFTSPDKPDTVTLVANWIPFEEPNGGPNFYPFATDARYNIKIDGKGDGKPDLTYTWQFTDHIRDDANQFLYNTGVVKSLDDTTLNFRQTYTLTVTDGGGTTKTLVKDAPVAPSNVGKASMPDYGALRQQALVQLPGGGQSFAGQAADPFFLDLRIFDLLYGGNLKETGHDTVAGYNVNTIALQVPKKDLALNGDPQHNPVIGVWSTTDRKGAVVGDKGGESKGGESGHDKGGEGKGGEAGFHQVSRLGNPLVNEAVVPLKFKDAFNALPPDQDHTVTPVVDKVKDPIVPKLIQSIYGIPAPAAPRNDLVEIFLTGVCKTCGPIQADLNSQLLNADVNKEKFTPAEELRLNMAVPPAAKPNRLGVLGQDLAGFPNGRRLNDDVVDIAIQALEGAAQTGKLVPALAAGDGVDKPFRQPGANFPYVALPNTAAVNQADSDNPSGGIGAGLGGTALAGRFPVVAATALGGGVLLAAAGILALRRRRAER; this is encoded by the coding sequence ATGCAGCATCTCCGCTCGCCCCGCCGAAGGACCGCCACTCGGGCGGCCGAGCGCGCCCTCGCGGCCCTCGGAACCCTCTCCCTGGTGTCCGTCGGCGTACTCACGGGCCTGGCGCCCCAGGTCGGTTCCGCCTCCAGCCACCGCGAGGCCCCGCTCATCGCGGGCGACCCCAAGGCGGACAACACCGACGTCTACGCCTTCACCAGCCCCGACAAGCCCGACACCGTCACCCTCGTCGCGAACTGGATCCCCTTCGAGGAACCCAACGGCGGCCCGAACTTCTACCCGTTCGCCACCGACGCCCGCTACAACATCAAGATCGACGGCAAGGGCGACGGCAAACCCGACCTCACCTACACCTGGCAGTTCACCGACCACATCCGCGACGACGCCAACCAGTTCCTCTACAACACCGGCGTGGTCAAGTCCCTGGACGACACGACGCTGAACTTCCGCCAGACCTACACGCTGACCGTCACCGACGGCGGCGGCACCACGAAGACCCTGGTCAAGGACGCGCCCGTCGCACCCTCCAACGTCGGCAAGGCGTCGATGCCCGACTACGGGGCGCTACGCCAGCAGGCCCTCGTCCAACTCCCCGGCGGCGGACAGAGCTTCGCCGGACAAGCCGCCGACCCGTTCTTCCTCGACCTGAGGATCTTCGACCTCCTGTACGGCGGAAACCTCAAGGAGACGGGCCACGACACCGTCGCCGGCTACAACGTCAACACCATCGCCCTCCAGGTCCCCAAGAAGGACCTGGCGCTCAACGGCGACCCCCAGCACAACCCCGTGATCGGCGTCTGGTCCACCACCGACCGCAAGGGCGCCGTCGTCGGCGACAAGGGCGGCGAGAGCAAGGGCGGCGAGTCCGGTCACGACAAGGGCGGCGAAGGCAAGGGCGGCGAGGCCGGGTTCCACCAGGTCTCCCGACTGGGCAACCCGCTGGTCAACGAGGCCGTCGTCCCGCTCAAGTTCAAGGACGCCTTCAACGCCCTGCCGCCCGACCAGGACCACACCGTCACCCCGGTGGTCGACAAGGTCAAGGACCCGATCGTGCCCAAGCTCATCCAGAGCATCTACGGCATCCCCGCCCCCGCGGCCCCGCGCAACGACCTCGTCGAGATCTTCCTGACCGGCGTGTGCAAGACCTGCGGACCGATCCAGGCCGACCTCAACTCCCAGCTCCTGAACGCCGACGTGAACAAGGAGAAGTTCACGCCCGCCGAGGAACTGCGCCTCAACATGGCCGTGCCCCCGGCCGCCAAACCCAACCGGCTCGGCGTGCTCGGCCAGGACCTGGCCGGATTCCCCAACGGCCGACGCCTCAACGACGACGTCGTCGACATCGCCATCCAGGCCCTGGAAGGCGCCGCCCAGACCGGCAAGCTCGTACCGGCCCTCGCCGCCGGCGACGGCGTGGACAAACCGTTCCGCCAGCCCGGCGCGAACTTCCCCTACGTCGCCCTGCCCAACACCGCGGCGGTCAACCAGGCCGACTCCGACAACCCCAGCGGCGGCATCGGCGCAGGCCTCGGCGGCACCGCCCTGGCCGGCCGCTTCCCCGTGGTCGCGGCGACCGCCCTCGGCGGCGGCGTCCTCCTGGCCGCCGCGGGCATCCTGGCCCTGCGGCGCCGGCGCGCCGAGCGGTGA
- a CDS encoding nickel/cobalt transporter, translating into MNAVLGRVRSAGPRPARWAAAAGSVLWLVAAAPQARAHPLGNFSVNHYTGLTLHPDRVEVLAVTDAAEIPTLQDAPRVADGHPAGDAERAAWANARCADTAAHLAVTVPERLAFTVRSAAFDYQPGQAGLRTSRLECRLEAPVDLTAGRLTLHVDTGADPTRVGWNEITARGQGVRLDRSTVPDVSSSKELRDYPRDMLTTPRGDTRAEITAAPDDGRPAPAGVTTTAANPGTGLSARIEALSGKLAALVGTGRLTLPVGLLAVALATVLGAGHAVLPGHGKTVMAAYLAGRRGRTRDAVTVGATVTLTHTAGVLVVGLCLSAFSSLAGDTLLGWLGVASGALVAAIGVNLLTDAVRRSRHAASSRPGRRGRPETGPTAVTEPAVALTAAARAGADHHSHAHPGPHAGGGDGHHEHPHADGDGHHHAQPHRHGLFGHHHTHHHDVADQPFTTKGLVGLGIAGGLVPSPSALVVLLGAVALGRTVFGVALVVAYGLGMTITLTAIGLLLVRLQDRLARAADRPAFVLARRIAPHTAALTAVLVLLVGLGLIVRSLPTVL; encoded by the coding sequence ATGAACGCCGTACTCGGACGCGTCCGATCCGCCGGTCCCCGCCCCGCCCGGTGGGCGGCCGCGGCGGGCAGCGTCCTGTGGCTCGTCGCCGCGGCGCCCCAGGCCCGGGCGCACCCGCTCGGCAACTTCTCCGTCAACCACTACACCGGCCTGACGCTCCACCCGGACCGGGTCGAGGTCCTCGCCGTCACCGACGCCGCCGAGATCCCCACCCTCCAGGACGCCCCGCGCGTCGCCGACGGCCACCCGGCCGGGGACGCCGAGCGGGCTGCCTGGGCGAACGCCCGGTGCGCCGACACCGCCGCCCACCTGGCCGTCACCGTGCCCGAGCGCCTGGCCTTCACCGTCCGCTCGGCCGCGTTCGACTACCAGCCGGGCCAGGCCGGGCTTCGCACCAGCCGCCTCGAATGCCGCCTGGAGGCGCCGGTGGACCTGACGGCCGGTCGGCTCACCCTGCACGTCGACACCGGCGCCGATCCCACCCGCGTCGGCTGGAACGAGATCACCGCCCGGGGCCAGGGGGTGCGGCTCGACCGCTCCACCGTCCCGGACGTCTCCTCCTCGAAGGAACTGCGCGACTACCCCCGCGACATGCTCACCACCCCGCGCGGAGACACCCGGGCCGAGATCACGGCCGCACCGGACGACGGCAGACCGGCGCCCGCCGGCGTCACCACCACTGCGGCGAACCCCGGCACGGGACTGTCGGCCCGTATCGAGGCCCTGTCGGGGAAACTCGCCGCGCTCGTCGGAACCGGGCGGCTCACCCTGCCCGTCGGCCTGCTCGCCGTCGCGCTGGCCACCGTCCTCGGCGCCGGCCACGCGGTGCTGCCCGGCCACGGCAAGACCGTCATGGCCGCCTATCTCGCCGGACGGCGCGGCCGCACCCGCGACGCCGTCACCGTCGGCGCCACCGTCACCCTCACCCACACGGCCGGCGTCCTGGTCGTCGGCCTGTGTCTGAGCGCGTTCTCCTCCCTGGCCGGCGACACCCTGCTCGGCTGGCTGGGCGTGGCCAGCGGCGCCCTGGTCGCCGCCATCGGCGTCAACCTGCTCACCGACGCCGTCCGCCGCTCACGCCACGCGGCCTCGTCCCGCCCAGGCCGCCGCGGCCGCCCGGAGACCGGCCCGACGGCGGTGACCGAACCGGCAGTTGCCCTGACGGCCGCCGCCCGGGCCGGCGCGGACCACCACTCCCACGCTCACCCCGGTCCCCACGCGGGCGGCGGGGACGGGCACCACGAGCATCCCCACGCGGACGGGGACGGGCACCACCACGCCCAGCCGCACCGCCACGGGCTCTTCGGCCACCACCACACCCACCACCACGACGTGGCCGACCAGCCGTTCACCACCAAGGGCCTCGTCGGCCTCGGCATCGCGGGCGGACTCGTCCCCAGCCCGTCGGCGCTCGTCGTGCTCCTCGGCGCCGTCGCCCTGGGGCGCACCGTCTTCGGCGTCGCCCTCGTGGTCGCCTACGGCCTCGGCATGACCATCACCCTCACGGCCATCGGCCTCCTCCTGGTCCGCCTCCAGGACCGGCTGGCGAGGGCCGCCGACCGCCCCGCCTTCGTCCTGGCCCGCCGCATCGCCCCGCACACGGCCGCGCTCACCGCGGTCCTGGTGCTCCTCGTCGGCCTCGGCCTCATCGTCCGTAGCCTGCCGACAGTCCTTTGA
- a CDS encoding NAD(P)-dependent oxidoreductase, producing MEPMNKIAFLGLGRMGLPMARRLAAAGLPLTVWNRSRARAASAGLAFEASPAEAVAGAEVVITMLSDPAAVQEVAGQFLEHLAPGALWIDMSSVGPETVAALRDRLPDGVGLVDAPVLGSVGPAATGDLVVYAGGEPQDLDRAQPVLEHLGRVLRCGGPGLGAALKVVVMGAVVAGVTVVGEALAVADALGVPEELALGALGGGPLAGVVARARSEESDFPVRLAAKDLALGGGGPVLTAAREVLLAHPGIAEEDLSRVVAAIRG from the coding sequence ATGGAACCCATGAACAAGATCGCGTTTCTCGGGCTGGGCCGGATGGGTCTGCCGATGGCCCGTCGCCTCGCCGCCGCCGGCCTGCCGTTGACCGTCTGGAACCGCAGCCGGGCCCGGGCCGCCTCGGCGGGCCTGGCCTTCGAGGCGAGCCCGGCCGAGGCCGTCGCGGGTGCGGAGGTGGTCATCACGATGCTGTCCGATCCGGCGGCGGTGCAGGAGGTGGCCGGGCAGTTCCTGGAGCACCTGGCGCCGGGCGCGCTGTGGATCGACATGTCGTCCGTCGGACCGGAGACGGTGGCCGCCCTGCGTGACCGACTTCCGGACGGGGTGGGCCTGGTGGACGCCCCGGTGCTGGGCAGCGTCGGCCCCGCCGCCACCGGCGACCTGGTCGTCTACGCGGGCGGTGAGCCGCAGGACCTGGACCGGGCGCAGCCGGTGCTGGAGCACCTGGGGCGGGTGCTGCGTTGCGGCGGGCCGGGTCTGGGCGCGGCGTTGAAGGTGGTGGTGATGGGCGCGGTCGTGGCCGGGGTGACGGTGGTGGGCGAGGCGCTGGCGGTGGCGGACGCGCTGGGTGTGCCGGAGGAGCTGGCGCTGGGCGCCCTGGGCGGCGGGCCGCTCGCGGGGGTGGTGGCCCGCGCCCGCAGTGAGGAGTCGGACTTCCCGGTGCGTCTGGCGGCCAAGGACCTCGCCCTGGGCGGCGGCGGTCCGGTGCTCACGGCGGCGCGTGAGGTGCTGCTGGCACACCCGGGCATCGCGGAGGAGGACCTGTCGCGGGTGGTCGCGGCGATCCGCGGCTGA
- a CDS encoding aldo/keto reductase, producing the protein MPNPFFTGPAITKFGLGTAAVGRPGYINLGRDGDLPAERTVEALRERTYRLLDAAHAAGVRYLDTARSYGRAEEFVAQWLTEHPEAAADTVVGSKWGYTYTADWRTDGVPAHEVKEHSTAVFDRQIKETRALLGRHLDVYLVHSVTPDSPALTDPALHERLAALAAEGVRVGLSTSGPAQAAAVRAALEVTVDGRPLFAAVQATWNVLEPSAAPALAEANAAGWLVVVKEAMANGRLADRNATGPDTAALRALAARTAASCDALALAAAAAQPWADLVLSGAATERQLASNLTAATLDLTPADLAALTPLAEPADTYWHTRAALPWS; encoded by the coding sequence ATGCCGAACCCGTTCTTCACCGGCCCGGCGATCACGAAGTTCGGCCTGGGCACGGCCGCCGTCGGGCGGCCCGGGTACATCAACCTCGGGCGCGACGGCGACCTACCCGCCGAGCGCACCGTCGAGGCACTGCGCGAGCGTACCTACCGCCTCCTCGACGCCGCCCACGCCGCCGGGGTGCGCTACCTCGACACCGCCCGCTCCTACGGGCGCGCCGAGGAGTTCGTCGCGCAGTGGCTGACGGAGCACCCCGAGGCCGCGGCCGACACGGTGGTGGGCAGCAAGTGGGGCTATACCTACACCGCCGACTGGCGCACCGACGGGGTTCCCGCACACGAGGTGAAAGAGCACTCGACCGCGGTGTTCGACCGTCAGATCAAGGAGACGAGGGCCCTGCTGGGCCGCCACCTGGACGTGTACCTGGTGCACTCCGTCACCCCGGACAGCCCGGCACTCACCGACCCGGCCCTGCACGAGCGCCTGGCCGCGCTCGCCGCCGAGGGCGTACGGGTGGGCCTGTCGACCAGCGGCCCGGCCCAGGCCGCCGCCGTCCGCGCCGCCCTGGAGGTGACGGTCGACGGCCGGCCGCTGTTCGCGGCCGTCCAGGCCACCTGGAACGTGCTGGAACCCTCCGCCGCACCGGCCCTGGCCGAGGCCAACGCGGCCGGGTGGCTGGTGGTCGTGAAGGAGGCCATGGCCAACGGCCGCCTCGCCGACCGCAACGCCACCGGCCCCGACACCGCCGCGCTGCGCGCCCTCGCCGCCCGCACCGCCGCCTCCTGCGACGCCCTCGCCCTGGCCGCGGCCGCCGCCCAGCCCTGGGCGGACCTGGTGCTCTCCGGCGCCGCGACCGAGCGGCAACTGGCCTCCAACCTCACCGCCGCCACCCTCGACCTCACCCCCGCCGACCTCGCCGCCCTCACCCCGCTCGCCGAGCCCGCCGACACCTACTGGCACACCCGGGCCGCCCTGCCCTGGTCCTGA
- a CDS encoding class F sortase yields MTSPTTPGRPPSSSEEGGRPASTPAIRPAPPRRPAALLAVAAGLALASAGSIALTTSEPGPRPRTDIGTLPALRNTASPPAQTDSTAAEPEGIHIPAIALDSPLTDLQVTPDGHLPAPDDPDQIGWWSAGPRPGGPGAAVVVGHVDSRTGPAAFYRLSDLRPGDLITIDRQDRTHVDFTVKALRQYDKDHFPDDQVYTTAGTPQLRLITCGGTFDQQRHEYRDNLVVYATLTPTTAAQPSTPPPPPPPPTDRSGN; encoded by the coding sequence GTGACCAGCCCCACCACACCCGGCCGTCCGCCCTCCTCCAGCGAGGAGGGCGGACGGCCGGCGTCCACGCCGGCGATCCGGCCGGCGCCGCCACGGCGGCCCGCCGCACTCCTCGCCGTCGCCGCCGGCCTGGCCCTGGCCAGCGCGGGAAGCATCGCGCTCACCACCTCCGAGCCCGGCCCCCGCCCACGCACCGACATCGGCACACTCCCGGCGCTCAGGAACACCGCCAGCCCACCCGCGCAGACGGACAGCACCGCCGCCGAACCCGAAGGCATCCACATCCCCGCGATCGCCCTCGACAGCCCCCTGACCGACCTCCAGGTCACCCCGGACGGCCACCTGCCCGCACCCGACGACCCCGACCAGATCGGCTGGTGGAGCGCGGGCCCGCGCCCCGGCGGACCGGGAGCCGCGGTCGTCGTCGGCCACGTCGACTCCCGCACCGGCCCCGCCGCCTTCTACCGCCTCTCCGACCTGCGCCCCGGCGACCTCATAACCATCGACCGCCAGGACCGCACCCACGTCGACTTCACCGTGAAGGCCCTGCGCCAGTACGACAAGGACCACTTCCCCGACGACCAGGTCTACACCACCGCCGGCACCCCGCAGCTGCGCCTCATCACCTGCGGCGGCACCTTCGACCAGCAGCGCCACGAGTACCGCGACAACCTCGTCGTCTACGCCACGCTCACACCCACCACCGCCGCGCAGCCGTCCACCCCACCCCCACCCCCACCACCCCCGACCGACCGGAGCGGCAATTGA
- a CDS encoding LysR family transcriptional regulator, with the protein MDMVWLDVFRTAARLGSFTAAGEHLGFTQSAISRQISTLEAELGAPLFDRLARGVTLTEHGRTLLPHAEALLERLDSTRRDLCALTELNAGRLRVGAFDSANAALVPGALAAFRTAHPAVAVSLTEGLSADLLTRLADATIDLAVVASYPEQPHDSDQFDLHPLVDDPILVALPRDHRLARRRRVRLVELADEPWIAASRTIETTLLAAFARNGLRPRVEYEVAGWTAKLGLVAAGLGPALIPSLAARAARPDIALVALHPDDTPVRRVCTALRRGHRPSPATTAFLGHLREAAHA; encoded by the coding sequence ATGGACATGGTTTGGCTGGACGTCTTCCGCACCGCCGCCCGTCTGGGCTCCTTCACCGCCGCCGGCGAACACCTCGGCTTCACGCAGTCCGCGATCTCACGTCAGATCTCCACCCTGGAAGCAGAACTCGGCGCCCCGCTGTTCGACCGCCTCGCCCGCGGCGTCACCCTCACCGAACACGGCCGCACCCTGCTCCCACACGCCGAAGCCCTGCTGGAACGCCTCGACTCCACCCGCCGCGACCTCTGCGCCCTCACCGAACTGAACGCCGGCCGGCTACGCGTCGGCGCCTTCGACAGCGCCAACGCGGCCCTCGTCCCCGGCGCCCTCGCCGCCTTCCGCACCGCCCACCCCGCAGTGGCCGTCTCCCTCACCGAAGGACTGTCCGCCGACCTCCTGACCCGCCTCGCCGACGCCACCATCGACCTCGCCGTCGTCGCCTCCTACCCCGAACAGCCCCACGACAGCGACCAGTTCGACCTCCACCCCCTCGTCGACGACCCCATCCTGGTCGCCCTGCCCCGCGACCACCGCCTCGCCCGCCGCCGCCGCGTCCGCCTCGTCGAACTCGCCGACGAACCCTGGATCGCCGCCAGCCGCACCATCGAGACCACCCTCCTCGCCGCCTTCGCCCGCAACGGCCTACGGCCACGCGTCGAGTACGAGGTCGCCGGCTGGACGGCCAAACTCGGCCTCGTCGCCGCCGGACTGGGCCCCGCCCTCATCCCCTCCCTCGCGGCCCGCGCCGCCCGCCCCGACATCGCCCTCGTCGCCCTGCATCCCGACGACACCCCCGTACGCCGGGTCTGCACCGCGCTGCGCCGCGGCCACCGCCCGTCCCCGGCCACCACTGCCTTCCTCGGCCACCTGCGCGAGGCGGCACACGCCTAG
- a CDS encoding DUF1330 domain-containing protein, translating into MTAYAIAHVHSVEFGPDIVEYLERIDATLEPFGGRFLVHRGQVEAVEGSWGQDVIVIEFPDDERVRAWYDSPAYREILPLRTRHMAADVVFARGVPAGYRGADALAH; encoded by the coding sequence ATGACCGCGTACGCGATCGCCCACGTCCACTCGGTGGAGTTCGGGCCGGACATCGTCGAGTACCTGGAGCGCATCGACGCCACCCTGGAACCGTTCGGGGGCCGGTTCCTGGTGCACCGCGGACAGGTGGAAGCCGTCGAGGGCTCCTGGGGGCAGGACGTGATCGTCATCGAGTTCCCCGACGACGAGCGGGTGCGCGCCTGGTACGACTCCCCCGCATACCGGGAGATCCTGCCGCTGCGCACCCGGCACATGGCCGCCGACGTGGTGTTCGCCCGCGGGGTGCCGGCGGGCTACCGGGGTGCGGACGCGCTCGCGCATTGA
- a CDS encoding tetratricopeptide repeat protein — protein MNLPGHRRTLLRAAVVTALGPALLLAGGLGLAPWPAQRTDPAPPMPRTAASDRADDALSADIAALQRRLHETPEDAQALARLGLDYVQQAKNTADPTYYPKAEEVLHRSLQLDGEDNFTAMGAMAALDNGRHEFTRALDWAQRAIAVNPYNSTLYGTLADAYTQLGRYPEAADAVQHMVDLKPGTPSLARASYVAELRGDTTTARTLMQRALQDAAGPADQAFAHYYLGELALNTGDAATALQEAEHGLAAAPTYTPLLQARARAEAALGDTDAAVADLALAVQRLPQPEFVLQLGELYQRLGRSQDAEQQYQLFRAEEKLLTDNGVALDADAALFEADHGDQALALTIAENGIRSRPFLDTHDALAWALHVNGHDREALAESDEALALGTRSALYHYHRAMIQTSLGDASAARADLTTALAINPHAGALVAGFPSEIPSEVP, from the coding sequence TTGAACCTCCCCGGACACCGCCGCACACTGCTGCGCGCCGCCGTGGTCACCGCCCTGGGGCCCGCCCTGCTCCTCGCCGGCGGCCTCGGCCTCGCACCCTGGCCCGCGCAACGCACCGACCCGGCCCCGCCGATGCCCCGAACCGCCGCTTCCGACCGCGCAGATGACGCGCTGTCCGCCGACATCGCGGCCCTCCAACGCCGCCTGCACGAGACACCCGAGGACGCGCAGGCCCTCGCCAGGCTCGGCCTCGACTACGTCCAGCAGGCCAAGAACACCGCCGACCCCACCTACTACCCCAAGGCCGAGGAGGTGCTGCACCGCTCGCTGCAACTCGACGGCGAGGACAACTTCACCGCCATGGGCGCCATGGCAGCCCTCGACAACGGCCGCCACGAATTCACCCGCGCCCTCGACTGGGCGCAGCGCGCCATCGCCGTCAACCCGTACAACTCCACGCTGTACGGCACACTCGCCGACGCCTACACCCAGCTCGGCCGCTACCCCGAAGCCGCCGACGCCGTCCAGCACATGGTGGACCTCAAACCCGGCACCCCCTCCCTCGCCCGCGCCTCCTACGTCGCCGAACTGCGCGGCGACACCACCACCGCCCGCACCCTCATGCAACGCGCCCTGCAGGACGCCGCAGGCCCCGCCGACCAGGCCTTCGCGCACTACTACCTCGGCGAACTCGCCCTCAACACCGGCGATGCGGCCACCGCACTGCAGGAAGCCGAACACGGCCTGGCCGCGGCCCCCACCTACACCCCGCTGCTCCAGGCCAGGGCCCGCGCCGAGGCGGCCCTCGGCGACACCGACGCCGCCGTCGCCGACCTCGCCCTGGCCGTCCAACGCCTCCCGCAACCGGAGTTCGTCCTCCAGCTCGGCGAGCTCTACCAGCGCCTCGGCCGCAGCCAGGACGCCGAGCAGCAGTACCAGCTGTTCCGGGCGGAGGAGAAGCTCCTCACCGACAACGGTGTCGCCCTGGACGCGGATGCCGCGCTCTTCGAGGCCGACCACGGCGACCAGGCCCTCGCCCTGACCATCGCCGAGAACGGCATCCGCAGCCGGCCCTTCCTCGACACCCACGACGCCCTCGCCTGGGCCCTGCACGTCAACGGCCACGACCGGGAGGCACTCGCCGAATCCGACGAGGCGCTCGCCCTCGGCACCCGCAGCGCTCTGTACCACTACCACCGGGCGATGATCCAGACGTCCCTCGGCGACGCGTCCGCCGCGCGTGCGGACCTGACCACCGCGCTCGCGATCAACCCCCACGCTGGGGCCCTGGTCGCCGGGTTCCCCTCCGAGATCCCCTCCGAGGTCCCCTGA
- a CDS encoding NAD(+)/NADH kinase yields the protein MTLAPRVVLVYRRSEYEELVARHGTPGQAAFFLASRGRSAAEVEGRHRRQAAALAEAAAAVPLDWRRSRVERADLPRFLFEPGDVVAVVGQDGLVANAAKYLDGQPVIGVDAEPGRNPGVLVRHRVDALPALLQAAAAKGGAVEERTMVEAVADDGQRLLALNEVYVGQPGHQTARYRLSVGEDGAEAQASSGVLVGTGTGATGWCRSAWLERGAPLALPAPDVPALAWFVREAWPSPATGTSRVHGLLGGGRQLALTVESEHLVAFGDGIETDVLELAWGQSVRVGVAATRLRLLG from the coding sequence GTGACGCTCGCGCCGCGGGTGGTGCTGGTGTACCGGCGCAGCGAGTACGAGGAGCTGGTGGCCCGTCACGGGACGCCGGGGCAGGCGGCGTTCTTCCTCGCCTCGCGGGGCCGTTCGGCGGCGGAGGTGGAGGGGCGCCACCGACGGCAGGCGGCGGCGCTGGCCGAGGCGGCGGCCGCGGTGCCGCTGGACTGGCGGCGCAGCCGGGTGGAGCGGGCGGATCTGCCGCGGTTCCTGTTCGAGCCGGGGGACGTGGTGGCGGTGGTGGGTCAGGACGGGCTGGTGGCGAACGCCGCCAAGTACCTGGACGGGCAGCCCGTGATCGGTGTGGACGCCGAGCCGGGGCGCAATCCGGGTGTGCTGGTGCGCCACCGGGTGGATGCGCTGCCGGCGCTGCTGCAGGCGGCCGCCGCGAAAGGCGGGGCCGTGGAGGAACGGACGATGGTCGAGGCGGTCGCGGACGACGGCCAGCGGCTGCTGGCGCTCAACGAGGTGTACGTCGGGCAGCCGGGCCACCAGACGGCCCGCTACCGGCTGTCAGTGGGTGAGGACGGCGCCGAGGCGCAGGCGTCGTCCGGGGTGCTGGTGGGCACCGGGACGGGCGCCACCGGGTGGTGCCGCTCGGCGTGGCTGGAGCGCGGCGCCCCGCTGGCACTGCCGGCCCCGGACGTCCCGGCGCTGGCCTGGTTCGTGCGCGAGGCGTGGCCGTCGCCGGCCACCGGCACCAGCCGGGTGCACGGACTGCTGGGCGGCGGGCGGCAGTTGGCGCTGACCGTGGAGTCCGAGCACCTGGTGGCCTTCGGCGACGGCATCGAGACGGACGTCCTGGAACTCGCCTGGGGCCAGAGCGTGCGCGTGGGCGTGGCCGCGACTCGTCTGCGGCTGCTGGGCTGA